Proteins from one Parvibaculum lavamentivorans DS-1 genomic window:
- a CDS encoding MerR family transcriptional regulator translates to MAYTITDLATEFGITHRALRFYEEKGLIEPERQGQARLYSKRERARLQLILRGRDVGLTLYEIRQILDLYQSGSGCEEQYRLALSLFRKRLEAARQLRARVDAQIVELEEACQRLDSPKLMPSISRHKETRQLRTGTR, encoded by the coding sequence ATGGCCTACACAATCACCGACCTTGCCACCGAATTCGGCATCACCCACCGCGCCCTCCGCTTCTATGAGGAAAAGGGTCTGATCGAGCCCGAACGTCAGGGCCAGGCCCGTCTCTATTCGAAGCGCGAGCGCGCCCGCCTGCAGCTCATCCTGCGCGGCCGCGATGTCGGGCTGACGCTTTATGAAATCCGCCAGATCCTCGATCTCTATCAGTCCGGCAGCGGCTGCGAGGAGCAATACAGGCTCGCCCTTTCCCTCTTCCGCAAGCGCCTCGAAGCCGCAAGGCAATTGCGCGCGCGTGTCGACGCCCAGATCGTCGAACTCGAGGAAGCATGCCAGCGGCTCGACAGCCCGAAACTCATGCCCTCGATTTCCCGGCACAAGGAAACAAGGCAGCTCCGCACCGGCACCCGCTAA
- a CDS encoding acetyl-CoA C-acetyltransferase, translating to MSDAYIIDAVRTPRGIGKVGKGSLAHLHPQHLARTVMAALAERNDLNTAEVDDVIWGTSSQRGAQGGDMGRMAALDAGFDIRASGVTLDRFCGSGITTVNLAAAQIMSGMEDLIIAGGTEMMSYTSATADPKTPPMMDAGNLHLRAQHPQSQQGVCADAIATLEGIDRKAVDELALTSQQRAAKAIEEGRFNKSLVTVYNDDGSVALDREEFPRPGTTLEGLGNLKATFEAWAGIPVDEKGTTYGDLIRQKYPHLKQFNHIHHAGNSSGVVDGAAAILLASKQYAEKNGLKPRARIVATANMGDCPTLMLNAPVPAAKKVLEKAGLKVEDIDLFEINEAFAVVAEKFIRDLKLDRNKVNVNGGACALGHPIGATGSILIGTVLDELERQDKRYGLVTMCAAGGMAPAVIIERMQ from the coding sequence ATGTCTGACGCATATATCATCGACGCGGTCCGCACCCCGCGCGGCATCGGCAAGGTCGGCAAGGGCTCGCTCGCCCATCTTCATCCGCAGCATCTCGCCCGCACGGTCATGGCCGCGCTGGCGGAGCGCAACGACCTCAACACCGCCGAAGTCGACGACGTGATCTGGGGCACCTCCTCGCAGCGCGGCGCGCAGGGCGGTGACATGGGCCGCATGGCCGCGCTCGACGCCGGCTTCGACATCCGCGCCTCCGGCGTCACGCTGGACCGCTTCTGCGGCTCGGGCATCACGACCGTAAATCTCGCCGCGGCGCAGATCATGTCCGGCATGGAAGACCTCATCATCGCCGGCGGCACCGAAATGATGAGCTACACCTCCGCCACCGCCGACCCGAAGACGCCGCCGATGATGGATGCGGGCAATCTGCATCTGCGGGCCCAGCATCCGCAGTCGCAGCAGGGCGTCTGCGCCGATGCCATCGCGACGCTTGAAGGCATCGACCGCAAGGCCGTGGACGAACTGGCGCTCACCTCGCAGCAGCGCGCCGCCAAGGCCATCGAGGAAGGCCGTTTCAATAAGTCGCTCGTCACGGTTTACAATGACGACGGTTCCGTCGCGCTCGACCGCGAGGAATTTCCCCGCCCCGGCACCACGCTTGAAGGCCTCGGCAATCTGAAGGCGACCTTCGAAGCCTGGGCCGGCATTCCGGTGGACGAGAAGGGCACCACCTATGGCGATCTCATCCGCCAGAAGTATCCCCACCTCAAGCAGTTCAACCACATCCACCATGCCGGCAATTCCTCGGGCGTCGTGGATGGCGCCGCCGCCATCCTGCTCGCCTCGAAGCAATATGCCGAGAAGAACGGGCTGAAGCCGCGCGCCCGCATCGTCGCCACCGCCAATATGGGCGACTGCCCGACTCTGATGCTGAACGCGCCCGTTCCCGCCGCGAAGAAGGTGCTGGAAAAGGCCGGTCTCAAGGTCGAGGACATCGACCTCTTCGAGATCAACGAAGCCTTCGCCGTCGTCGCGGAAAAATTCATCCGCGACCTGAAGCTCGACCGTAACAAGGTGAACGTCAATGGCGGCGCCTGCGCGCTCGGCCATCCGATCGGCGCCACCGGCTCGATCCTCATCGGCACGGTGCTGGACGAGCTCGAGCGTCAGGACAAGCGTTACGGCCTCGTGACCATGTGCGCGGCGGGCGGCATGGCCCCTGCCGTCATTATCGAACGTATGCAGTAA
- a CDS encoding aldehyde dehydrogenase family protein, with protein sequence MSEFKLLIGGKLVAGAKSMDVINPATEEVVASCPRACEAQLNEAVAAAKSAFPGWSATPIAERKKVLNAIADAIEANAADLARLLTQEQGKPIGDATGEVYGTAAFFRYFTMLDMPVKLIEDSEGKRVEAHRRPLGVIGAIVPWNFPMILMAFKLPPALLAGNTVVLKPAPTTPLTSLKLGELIKDIVPAGVVNIIADANDLGAALTAHPDVRKISFTGSTATGAKVMAGAAGLLKRITLELGGNDAGIVLDDVNPKEAAPKLFQSAFQNSGQVCIAMKRLYVHEKIYDEICDELAAIANNTIVGDGLKQGTQLGPLQNKMQFDKVKELIEDSKKHGKIIAGGDTPEDKGYFIRPTIVRDITDGARLVDEEQFGPVLPVIKYSDADDAVARANASPYGLGGSIWSSDPARAYALAEKLDSGTVWINKHADLAPNIPFGGARMSGLGTELGEEGLAEFTQLKIVNMAK encoded by the coding sequence ATGAGCGAATTCAAGCTCCTCATCGGCGGCAAACTGGTCGCCGGCGCCAAATCGATGGACGTCATCAATCCGGCCACGGAGGAAGTCGTGGCCTCTTGCCCTCGCGCTTGCGAGGCGCAGTTGAACGAGGCGGTTGCCGCCGCCAAATCCGCCTTCCCCGGCTGGAGCGCAACGCCCATCGCCGAGCGCAAGAAGGTGCTGAACGCCATCGCCGACGCGATCGAGGCGAACGCCGCCGATCTCGCGCGGCTCCTCACCCAGGAACAGGGCAAGCCGATCGGCGACGCCACGGGCGAGGTCTATGGCACCGCCGCCTTCTTCCGCTATTTCACCATGCTCGACATGCCGGTGAAATTGATCGAGGACAGCGAGGGCAAGCGCGTCGAGGCGCATCGCCGTCCGCTCGGCGTCATCGGCGCCATCGTGCCGTGGAACTTCCCGATGATCCTCATGGCCTTCAAGCTGCCGCCGGCGCTGCTTGCCGGTAACACGGTGGTGCTGAAGCCCGCGCCGACAACGCCGCTCACCTCGCTGAAACTCGGCGAGCTGATCAAGGACATCGTCCCCGCCGGCGTGGTGAACATCATCGCCGATGCAAACGACCTCGGCGCCGCCCTCACCGCGCATCCGGACGTCCGCAAGATTTCCTTCACCGGCTCCACGGCGACCGGCGCCAAGGTCATGGCGGGCGCCGCCGGACTTCTCAAGCGCATCACCCTCGAACTCGGCGGCAACGACGCCGGCATCGTGCTCGACGATGTGAACCCGAAGGAAGCCGCGCCCAAGCTCTTCCAGAGCGCCTTCCAGAATTCCGGCCAGGTCTGCATCGCCATGAAGCGGCTCTATGTGCATGAAAAGATCTACGACGAAATCTGCGACGAGCTCGCCGCCATCGCCAACAACACCATTGTCGGCGATGGGCTGAAGCAGGGCACGCAGCTCGGGCCGCTGCAAAACAAGATGCAGTTCGACAAGGTGAAGGAACTGATCGAGGATTCGAAAAAACACGGCAAGATCATCGCCGGCGGCGATACGCCGGAAGACAAGGGCTATTTCATCCGCCCCACCATCGTCCGCGACATAACGGATGGCGCCCGCCTCGTCGACGAGGAACAATTCGGCCCCGTCCTCCCCGTCATCAAATATTCCGACGCCGACGACGCCGTCGCCCGCGCCAACGCCTCGCCCTATGGCCTCGGCGGCTCCATCTGGTCGTCCGATCCCGCTCGCGCCTACGCGCTGGCCGAGAAGCTCGACAGCGGCACCGTCTGGATCAACAAACACGCCGACCTCGCCCCCAACATCCCCTTCGGCGGCGCCCGCATGTCCGGCCTCGGCACAGAACTCGGCGAAGAAGGCTTGGCGGAATTCACGCAGTTGAAGATCGTCAACATGGCA
- a CDS encoding NAD(P)-dependent alcohol dehydrogenase, which produces MKVTTAVAHAPEADFSIEELELDDPREDEILVRVVGVGLCHTDLVFKASQTIPLPAVFGHEGSGIVEKVGAAVTKVAPGDRVAITFRSCGTCPRCEKHDPAYCHTMPMLNYAGMRTDGSKALHGESGDVASNFFGQSSFASHCITYERNVVKVPEDFPLELAGPLGCGIQTGAGGIMRSLACEKGSSLLILGGGAVGLSAVMGAVVQGCETIIVLEPHEARRKLALELGATHALDPAEAKDLAAAIRAIVPIGVDYAFDTTGIPPLLQSAMQCLGPHGTFGIVGIAPPGTPMPGDLMQAVTFGHTVKGIIEGDSDPDTFIPEMMELHRQGRLPFDKLVKTYPLSEINRAIADQHHGDCVKVVLLTGQN; this is translated from the coding sequence ATGAAGGTCACGACGGCGGTCGCACATGCGCCCGAGGCGGATTTCAGCATCGAGGAGCTGGAGCTCGACGACCCGCGCGAGGATGAGATCCTCGTCCGCGTGGTCGGCGTCGGCCTTTGCCATACCGATCTCGTCTTCAAGGCCAGCCAGACCATCCCGCTCCCCGCCGTTTTCGGCCATGAGGGCTCGGGCATCGTTGAAAAAGTCGGCGCGGCGGTGACGAAAGTGGCGCCGGGCGACCGCGTCGCCATCACCTTCCGCTCCTGCGGCACCTGCCCGCGCTGCGAGAAGCACGATCCCGCCTATTGCCACACCATGCCGATGCTGAACTACGCGGGCATGCGCACCGACGGCTCGAAGGCGCTGCATGGAGAGAGCGGCGACGTCGCGAGCAATTTCTTCGGCCAGTCCTCCTTCGCCAGCCATTGCATCACTTATGAGCGCAATGTCGTGAAGGTGCCGGAGGATTTTCCGCTCGAACTCGCAGGCCCCCTCGGCTGCGGCATCCAGACAGGCGCCGGCGGCATCATGCGCTCGCTCGCCTGCGAAAAGGGTTCCTCGCTTCTCATTCTCGGCGGCGGCGCCGTCGGCCTCTCCGCCGTCATGGGCGCTGTCGTGCAGGGCTGCGAAACCATCATCGTGCTGGAGCCGCATGAGGCGCGCCGCAAGCTCGCGCTTGAACTCGGCGCCACCCACGCGCTCGACCCCGCCGAAGCAAAGGATCTCGCCGCCGCTATACGCGCCATCGTTCCCATCGGCGTCGACTATGCCTTCGACACCACGGGCATTCCGCCGCTGCTGCAATCCGCCATGCAGTGCCTTGGCCCGCATGGCACCTTCGGCATTGTCGGCATCGCGCCGCCCGGAACGCCCATGCCCGGCGATCTCATGCAGGCCGTCACCTTCGGCCATACGGTGAAGGGCATCATCGAGGGCGACAGCGATCCCGATACCTTCATTCCCGAAATGATGGAGCTTCACCGGCAGGGCAGACTGCCCTTCGACAAGCTCGTCAAAACCTATCCGTTGAGCGAGATCAACCGCGCCATCGCCGATCAGCATCATGGCGATTGCGTGAAAGTTGTGTTGCTCACCGGCCAGAATTGA